Proteins encoded by one window of Bactrocera oleae isolate idBacOlea1 chromosome 4, idBacOlea1, whole genome shotgun sequence:
- the LOC106616439 gene encoding uncharacterized protein yields MINLDIYKRTCTKVGHLWKEVDVTQSDVEAEPDVEPVAEEEQQEEEELVDELDCCRVMGELECMKRRIQKLQLRLKADDTCLDEPCIDPQLELACSSNPEMCELQKKHHKLQCQINELIRCCNVAKDQIEELRARLCQKSREILELQKAVCLLETWRNTLQHEFGVCYERFQYLKHVKAEWEDVEKKLDEQKHTFKVLEKTLVPKVCFVSEKRQFVEEIAQIRELMQEMFQSHNARFDVLERRLDGIELTMTAPPALSINLGQGVKGKENRASDVIKAEQ; encoded by the coding sequence ATGATCAATTTAGATATCTACAAACGTACGTGCACAAAAGTCGGACATTTATGGAAAGAAGTAGATGTCACACAATCCGATGTAGAGGCCGAACCCGATGTAGAGCCAGTCGCCGAAGAAGAGCAGCAGGAGGAGGAAGAATTGGTGGATGAATTGGACTGCTGTAGAGTGATGGGCGAACTGGAGTGCATGAAAAGGCGCATACAGAAATTACAATTGCGACTCAAAGCCGACGATACCTGTCTGGATGAGCCATGCATAGATCCACAACTCGAATTGGCCTGTTCAAGTAATCCGGAAATGTGTGAACTGCAAAAAAAGCATCATAAATTACAATGTCAAATCAACGAACTCATACGCTGTTGTAATGTGGCCAAAGATCAGATCGAAGAATTGCGCGCGCGTTTGTGTCAGAAGTCACGTGAAATACTCGAGCTACAGAAGGCTGTCTGCCTGCTGGAGACCTGGCGCAATACGCTGCAGCATGAATTTGGTGTGTGCTATGAACGTTTTCAGTATTTGAAGCATGTGAAAGCCGAATGGGAGGATGTGGAGAAGAAACTCGACGAGCAGAAGCATACATTTAAAGTGTTGGAAAAGACGCTTGTGCCGAAAGTCTGTTTTGTGAGTGAAAAACGGCAATTCGTTGAAGAAATCGCACAGATACGCGAACTGATGCAGGAGATGTTTCAGTCGCACAACGCTAGATTCGATGTGTTGGAACGACGCTTGGACGGTATTGAGCTCACTATGACAGCGCCACCAGCGTTATCGATCAACTTGGGGCAGGGTGTCAAGGGCAAAGAAAATCGTGCAAGCGACGTGATTAAAGCAGAACAGTAA